One Astatotilapia calliptera chromosome 1, fAstCal1.2, whole genome shotgun sequence DNA segment encodes these proteins:
- the LOC113023640 gene encoding protein phosphatase 1 regulatory subunit 3E gives MEAESAHPVAVMLPPKNCLPRNYSCIAGLFGSLAAANPRLEDGEDFDMVNATCEPIESAVVNERPRGREISLKPPQSPNLRRRCTSLPTPTERAKLEIARSRSPTIKKKVRFADSLGLELISVKHFDDTDVPEVPERIMAKLPKGPLHLHHLETKFPRAPAQSVFMELQFTNPGTLPGFEQKVREVNVLLETVEADEFSLSGFVRVLNLAFEKSVSLRYSLNNWITFMDSLASYVPNSSDGDTDKFCFKIVMPTYPDNGGTLQFAIKYCVGGQEFWDNNNGNNYKVRRHRFKMSPPREWENGWIHFI, from the coding sequence ATGGAAGCGGAGTCTGCGCACCCTGTCGCGGTCATGCTCCCCCCAAAGAACTGCCTGCCGAGGAACTACAGCTGCATAGCTGGACTATTCGGGAGTCTTGCAGCGGCAAATCCGAGGCTTGAAGATGGGGAGGATTTTGACATGGTGAACGCCACTTGTGAGCCTATCGAGAGCGCAGTGGTGAATGAGAGGCCAAGGGGCAGGGAGATTTCCCTGAAGCCCCCACAGAGCCCTAATCTGCGTCGGAGGTGCACGTCTTTGCCTACACCTACAGAGAGAGCAAAGTTAGAGATCGCCCGCAGCAGAAGCCCAACCATTAAGAAAAAAGTCCGCTTCGCGGACTCCCTGGGCCTGGAGCTCATTTCAGTGAAGCATTTCGACGACACAGATGTTCCCGAGGTGCCTGAGCGCATAATGGCAAAATTACCCAAGGGACCCCTTCACCTTCATCACTTGGAAACAAAATTCCCCCGGGCTCCTGCGCAGTCTGTGTTCATGGAATTGCAGTTCACCAACCCAGGCACATTACCCGGCTTCGAGCAGAAAGTTAGGGAGGTAAATGTCCTGTTGGAGACCGTGGAGGCAGACGAATTCAGCCTCTCCGGCTTCGTGCGCGTGTTGAATCTGGCTTTCGAAAAGAGCGTCTCTTTGCGCTATTCCCTAAACAACTGGATAACCTTTATGGACAGTTTGGCGTCCTATGTTCCTAACTCGAGCGACGGTGACACCGACAAGTTCTGTTTCAAGATAGTTATGCCCACATACCCAGACAACGGAGGAACATTGCAATTTGCAATTAAGTACTGTGTCGGCGGGCAAGAGTTTTGGGACAATAATAACGGCAACAACTACAAAGTCCGTCGTCACCGGTTCAAGATGTCTCCACCTCGGGAATGGGAAAACGGATGGATTCATTTTATCTGA